Proteins from one Arthrobacter sp. DNA4 genomic window:
- a CDS encoding M18 family aminopeptidase has translation MPLSSSAADHIQDLGAYVSASPSSFHAAHEGGRRLEEAGFVRLDERQPWEGGAGSFFVIRDGALIAWVVPDGAGPATGFNILGAHTDSPSFKLKPKPTTGAHGWLQAGVEIYGGPLLNSWLDRELRLAGRLVMLDGTEHLAATGPLLRFPQLAIHLDRAVNEGLTLDKQRHMNPVWGLGNPTDSDLLGVLAASVAGTSVDPGQIGGYDVVIADTQAPAVFGGKGEFFASGRLDNLSATHAGLAALIAHAGSAGTGGPIAVLAAFDHEEIGSNSRSGACGPILEDILVRISDGLGATVSQRRQALAASFCLSADAGHAVHPNYPERHDPANHPVLNGGPLLKINANQRYATDAFGAAFWARLCGETGVPYQEFVSNNVMPCGSTIGPLTATRLGIRTVDVGVPLLSMHSARELCGVEDPLRLAAVTELFFRTAA, from the coding sequence ATGCCTTTGTCTTCCTCTGCCGCAGACCACATCCAGGACCTTGGCGCGTATGTGAGCGCATCGCCGTCGAGCTTCCACGCTGCGCATGAGGGGGGCCGGCGGCTGGAGGAAGCCGGATTCGTCCGCCTGGATGAACGGCAGCCGTGGGAGGGTGGCGCCGGATCATTCTTCGTGATCCGCGACGGTGCCCTGATCGCGTGGGTGGTCCCGGACGGTGCGGGACCGGCCACGGGGTTCAACATCCTCGGCGCGCACACCGATTCGCCGTCGTTCAAACTCAAGCCCAAACCCACCACCGGCGCCCACGGCTGGCTGCAGGCCGGGGTGGAGATTTACGGTGGACCGCTGCTGAATTCCTGGCTGGACCGCGAGCTCAGGCTCGCGGGCCGGCTGGTGATGCTCGATGGCACGGAGCACCTCGCGGCCACCGGACCGCTGCTGCGCTTCCCGCAGCTGGCCATCCACCTGGACCGGGCGGTGAACGAGGGTCTCACCCTGGATAAGCAGCGGCACATGAACCCCGTCTGGGGCCTGGGGAATCCCACGGATTCGGACCTGCTGGGTGTGCTGGCAGCTTCGGTTGCCGGCACATCCGTCGATCCGGGGCAGATCGGCGGGTACGACGTCGTCATTGCGGACACGCAGGCACCGGCAGTTTTCGGGGGCAAGGGGGAGTTCTTCGCATCCGGGCGGCTGGACAACCTTTCGGCCACGCACGCCGGCCTGGCGGCACTCATTGCCCATGCCGGCTCCGCCGGCACCGGCGGCCCCATTGCGGTGCTCGCTGCCTTCGACCACGAGGAAATCGGGTCCAACTCCCGCTCCGGTGCCTGCGGGCCCATCCTGGAAGACATCCTGGTGCGCATCTCCGACGGCCTGGGTGCAACGGTGAGCCAGCGGCGGCAGGCCCTGGCGGCGTCGTTCTGCCTCTCTGCCGACGCCGGCCACGCAGTGCATCCCAACTACCCCGAGCGGCATGATCCCGCCAACCACCCCGTGCTGAACGGCGGCCCGCTGCTGAAGATCAATGCCAACCAGCGCTACGCCACGGATGCCTTCGGTGCGGCCTTCTGGGCGCGGCTCTGTGGCGAAACCGGGGTGCCGTACCAGGAGTTCGTCTCCAACAACGTGATGCCCTGCGGCTCCACGATCGGCCCGCTCACCGCCACCCGCCTGGGCATCCGCACCGTGGACGTGGGTGTGCCGCTGCTGTCCATGCACTCGGCCCGAGAGCTGTGCGGCGTGGAGGATCCCCTTCGCCTGGCCGCCGTCACGGAGCTGTTCTTCCGGACCGCGGCGTAG
- a CDS encoding DUF4082 domain-containing protein codes for MSKVACENTLAGNPASEWQVSGAGDSSIQGYATSMSVNVGQTVTFKVKTNAKAYRIDVYRFGYYQGSGARKVAANILPSAALPQTQPSCLTFSATGLIDCGNWAVSASWAVPATAVSGVYIARLVRTDTGGASVVPFVVRDDAAKSAVLFQTSDTTWQAYNSYGGNSLYTCSVSCPAGNPQAYKAAFKVSYNRPFHSAADDSGRSWLMYAEYPMIRFLESNGYDISYMSGLDVATKGSLILNHKSFLSAGHDEYWSADQRTNVTAARDAGVNLAFFSGNEMFWKTRWEPSADGTNTAGRTLVSYKDTHFNAPTDPVTWTGTWRDPRFGTANGGGNPENSLTGQYFMVNSGTTDIVVPAAYKQLRLWRGTSIPAMASGASVTLGSGLGTLGYEWDSDAVNGFRPAGSFRLSQTTNTAAEVFTDYGSTTKQGATAVHNLTMYKAASGAMVFGAGTVQWSWGLDPFTTGKTVDRNMQQATVNLFADMSAQPATLISGLSTAQPSTDTTAPTSAVSTPAAGTSVADGTVVTVSGTASDVGGVVAGVEVSTDGGATWQRANGTTNWTFSWNAHGSPTSVLRSRAVDDSGNLESGSPGVSTSVTCPCSVLGRNISPSSPDAGDPNSLEIGAKFYSDVAGTISGIRFYKSAKNTGTHVGNVWSVSGQRLATVTFSGESASGWQTALYSPPLAITAGTQYVVSYFAPAGHYAEDPGYFYNNPSPSGGTSPVDSAPLHFTRSVPNRPNGFYKYGTTSAFPDQVYDAENYWVDPIFTETGTVAPAVSSVSPINGANGVDPAVVPAATFNQAVAGTSVVFTLTSAAGAVPGTVTYDAISNTSSFHPNSPLAYATTYTATVSGATNSAGQAMASPYTWQFTTASAPAAPVVASANPSNNATNVTVDVKPSATFDQAVTPGSIQFTLKNAVGAGVGGATSYDAVSNTVSFTPSPALSYGMTYTATVSGATNSTGQTMTAPYTWSFATAAPPATCPCTVFDPSAVPLVASDSDTGGVELGMKFRSDAAGTVTGVRFYKGTANTGSHTGHLWSSSGALLASLTFSTETSSGWQQATFSSPVSIAANTTYIVSYYAPRGGYSADSGFFSASADRSPLHGLASGVDGPNGVYRYGTSPGFPTDSFNNTNYWVDVVFSTSTAPVALTVTASTPADAAAGQPVATKPTATFNQDVVSSSINFALQDTSGTIVPGSVSYDATTYTATFAPSSALAYGATFKATVSGTTNVSGQSMGSPYTWSFSTAAAPATCPCTVFSPAATPATITVNDSAGVELGMKFRSDVSGNVTGIRFYKGTSNTGTHTGHLWSSSGTLLASLTFSAESASGWQEASFTTPVAIAANTTYIVSYYAPRGFYSASGGYFTGGGADNPPLHGLASGVDGLNGIYRYGASFGFPADSYNDTNYWVDVVFATP; via the coding sequence GTGAGCAAAGTAGCGTGCGAGAACACGCTGGCGGGCAATCCGGCCAGCGAGTGGCAGGTCAGCGGTGCGGGCGACAGCAGCATCCAGGGCTATGCGACGTCCATGAGTGTGAACGTCGGCCAAACCGTCACATTCAAGGTGAAAACGAACGCCAAGGCGTACCGAATCGACGTCTACCGGTTTGGTTACTACCAAGGATCAGGCGCCCGCAAAGTTGCAGCAAACATCCTCCCCTCAGCCGCACTTCCCCAGACCCAGCCCAGCTGCCTGACGTTTTCCGCCACGGGTTTGATTGATTGTGGCAACTGGGCCGTCTCTGCGTCCTGGGCCGTCCCGGCAACCGCGGTGTCCGGGGTTTACATCGCCCGCCTGGTCCGGACGGATACAGGCGGAGCGAGCGTCGTCCCATTCGTTGTCCGCGACGACGCGGCTAAGTCGGCGGTGCTGTTCCAGACGTCTGACACTACCTGGCAGGCCTACAACTCGTACGGTGGCAACAGTCTCTACACTTGTTCCGTATCCTGCCCGGCGGGAAACCCACAGGCATATAAAGCAGCGTTCAAGGTGTCCTATAACAGGCCGTTTCACTCGGCTGCCGACGACTCGGGCCGCAGTTGGCTGATGTACGCGGAATACCCCATGATCCGGTTTTTGGAATCGAACGGTTATGACATCAGTTACATGAGTGGGTTGGATGTGGCCACCAAGGGATCCCTGATCCTGAACCACAAGTCCTTCCTCTCGGCTGGACATGACGAGTACTGGTCGGCCGACCAGCGGACCAACGTCACTGCTGCCCGCGATGCTGGCGTCAACCTTGCCTTCTTCAGCGGTAATGAGATGTTCTGGAAGACCAGATGGGAACCCAGCGCCGACGGCACCAACACGGCCGGGCGGACCCTTGTGTCGTACAAGGACACACACTTCAACGCTCCCACGGACCCCGTGACCTGGACGGGCACGTGGCGGGACCCCCGGTTTGGTACAGCCAACGGTGGCGGAAACCCCGAGAATTCCCTGACCGGCCAGTACTTCATGGTGAACTCAGGGACGACTGACATTGTTGTGCCTGCCGCCTACAAGCAGCTAAGGCTGTGGCGTGGAACATCGATCCCCGCCATGGCAAGCGGGGCTTCAGTAACACTGGGAAGCGGTTTGGGAACGCTCGGCTATGAATGGGACAGCGATGCGGTCAATGGCTTCCGGCCAGCGGGATCCTTCCGGTTATCCCAGACAACAAACACGGCTGCGGAAGTCTTTACGGATTACGGCTCCACCACCAAACAGGGCGCGACGGCCGTACACAATCTCACTATGTATAAAGCAGCCAGCGGGGCCATGGTTTTCGGCGCTGGTACCGTCCAATGGTCGTGGGGTTTGGACCCCTTCACCACAGGCAAGACGGTGGACCGGAACATGCAGCAGGCCACCGTCAACCTCTTCGCGGACATGTCGGCGCAGCCAGCCACGTTGATATCAGGGCTCAGCACGGCACAGCCCTCCACAGACACAACGGCTCCGACATCGGCCGTGTCCACTCCAGCCGCAGGTACCTCAGTAGCCGACGGCACAGTTGTCACGGTAAGCGGGACCGCATCAGATGTGGGCGGGGTCGTTGCAGGGGTTGAAGTGTCAACGGACGGTGGCGCGACTTGGCAGCGCGCAAATGGAACCACCAACTGGACCTTCAGCTGGAATGCACATGGCAGCCCGACATCCGTCCTGCGCTCCCGTGCTGTCGATGACAGCGGCAACCTCGAGTCCGGATCGCCCGGGGTGTCGACGTCTGTTACTTGCCCTTGTTCAGTTCTGGGCCGGAATATTTCCCCCTCGTCCCCTGACGCGGGGGACCCCAATTCGCTGGAAATCGGCGCCAAGTTCTACTCCGACGTAGCCGGAACCATCAGCGGCATCAGGTTTTACAAGTCGGCCAAGAACACCGGAACCCATGTCGGCAACGTCTGGAGCGTTAGCGGCCAACGACTGGCCACCGTCACTTTCTCCGGCGAATCTGCCAGTGGCTGGCAAACGGCCCTCTATTCGCCGCCCCTGGCAATCACGGCGGGCACCCAATATGTGGTGTCCTACTTTGCGCCGGCCGGACACTATGCGGAAGACCCCGGATATTTCTACAACAATCCTTCGCCTTCCGGCGGAACAAGTCCGGTTGACAGTGCTCCGCTGCACTTCACCAGGAGCGTGCCCAACAGACCCAATGGCTTCTATAAGTACGGAACCACCTCCGCTTTCCCGGACCAGGTCTACGATGCCGAAAACTACTGGGTAGATCCGATCTTCACGGAGACGGGCACGGTTGCTCCCGCAGTGTCGTCAGTTTCCCCAATCAACGGCGCCAACGGTGTGGACCCCGCCGTTGTTCCGGCGGCCACCTTCAACCAGGCCGTTGCCGGCACGTCAGTTGTATTTACTTTGACGAGTGCGGCGGGTGCTGTGCCCGGAACCGTAACCTACGACGCCATCAGCAATACGTCGTCATTCCATCCCAACAGCCCATTGGCTTACGCTACGACATACACCGCAACCGTCAGTGGAGCTACGAACTCGGCAGGACAGGCGATGGCCTCCCCTTACACGTGGCAATTCACGACGGCTTCCGCTCCGGCTGCACCTGTTGTGGCATCGGCCAACCCCTCGAACAACGCGACAAATGTGACAGTGGATGTGAAGCCCAGTGCGACATTTGACCAAGCCGTCACTCCTGGCTCCATCCAGTTCACGCTGAAGAATGCTGTGGGTGCAGGCGTCGGAGGAGCAACTTCATACGACGCGGTTTCGAATACAGTCAGCTTCACCCCTTCCCCTGCCCTGTCCTATGGCATGACATACACGGCCACCGTTAGCGGAGCAACCAACTCAACAGGCCAGACCATGACGGCTCCATACACATGGTCCTTCGCTACCGCAGCTCCACCTGCCACCTGTCCATGCACCGTTTTTGATCCATCTGCAGTGCCGCTGGTCGCGTCAGATTCAGACACCGGCGGCGTCGAATTGGGAATGAAGTTCCGCTCCGATGCAGCCGGTACCGTAACGGGGGTCCGGTTCTACAAGGGGACGGCCAACACAGGCTCGCACACCGGCCACCTCTGGTCCTCCAGCGGAGCGCTGCTCGCCTCCCTGACTTTCTCCACCGAGACGTCATCGGGATGGCAACAGGCAACCTTCTCTTCACCGGTGTCCATCGCGGCAAACACCACGTACATCGTCTCGTACTACGCACCCAGAGGCGGCTATTCAGCAGATTCCGGCTTCTTCAGCGCTTCGGCGGACCGGTCTCCGCTCCATGGGTTGGCCAGCGGGGTGGATGGGCCCAACGGTGTGTACCGCTATGGGACCTCACCGGGTTTCCCCACCGACAGTTTTAACAACACCAACTACTGGGTGGACGTCGTGTTTTCCACCTCTACTGCACCTGTCGCGCTTACCGTAACGGCCAGTACGCCTGCAGACGCCGCTGCCGGACAGCCCGTGGCGACAAAGCCCACCGCGACGTTCAACCAGGATGTCGTTTCGAGTTCGATTAATTTTGCGTTGCAGGATACTTCGGGGACAATCGTTCCCGGATCGGTCAGCTACGATGCCACCACTTATACGGCCACGTTTGCTCCGTCCTCCGCGCTGGCCTACGGAGCCACCTTTAAGGCCACCGTCAGCGGAACCACGAATGTGTCTGGTCAAAGCATGGGTTCGCCCTACACGTGGTCCTTCAGCACGGCGGCGGCACCCGCCACCTGTCCATGCACTGTCTTCAGCCCGGCAGCCACTCCAGCGACCATAACGGTGAATGACAGCGCCGGAGTGGAACTGGGTATGAAGTTCCGCTCAGACGTATCGGGTAACGTGACGGGAATCCGGTTCTATAAGGGGACATCCAACACCGGCACCCACACCGGCCATTTGTGGTCCTCCTCCGGCACGCTCCTGGCCTCGCTGACCTTCTCGGCGGAATCTGCCTCGGGCTGGCAGGAAGCGAGCTTCACCACCCCCGTGGCGATCGCAGCCAACACGACCTACATCGTCTCCTACTACGCGCCCCGGGGGTTCTACTCCGCCAGCGGGGGCTACTTCACCGGTGGAGGGGCAGACAATCCGCCCCTCCACGGCCTTGCGAGCGGTGTTGATGGGTTAAACGGCATTTACCGGTACGGCGCATCGTTCGGTTTTCCAGCAGACAGCTACAACGACACCAACTACTGGGTGGATGTTGTTTTTGCCACCCCGTAG